A window of the Dioscorea cayenensis subsp. rotundata cultivar TDr96_F1 chromosome 14, TDr96_F1_v2_PseudoChromosome.rev07_lg8_w22 25.fasta, whole genome shotgun sequence genome harbors these coding sequences:
- the LOC120275282 gene encoding amidophosphoribosyltransferase, chloroplastic-like, producing MAASTSSLAVILFSPRNRNPNPNPNPKFSPLSFPKSMASSHLHLRHRVFTPISATAASPQTVVMDFDLEKPREECGVVGIAGHPEAARLCSIALHALQHRGQEGAGIAASDFSTIRYLTGLGLVSEVFNDSRSLLSLPGSSAIGHVRYSTAGAASELQNVQPLRASYRFGQLAVAHNGNLVNYPSLRASLEDQGSIFKTSSDTEAIIHLIATSKSRSFLSCLAEACSALRGAYSLLFLTADKLLAVRDPHGFRPLVLGRIPRDNGSPPAIVFASETCALDLIGAQYEREVEPGEVVIVDTQTLDISTACLIPSKPRKACVFELIYFSLPQSIVFGHPVYQARCSFGATLAAESPAPGADVVIPVPDSGFFAARGFAERSGLPFHQGLIRSHYVGRTFIQPSQEIRDLGVKLKLSPIRGILQGKSVVVVDDSLVRGTTSKKIVNLLRDAGAREVHMRIASPPIIGSCYYGVDTARPEELVSNQMDVEGVRKEIGADSLAFLSLDSLNVLLGDEAPTFCNACFTRDYPVPPAELVEAKAKELLCIN from the coding sequence ATGGCGGCTTCCACTTCCTCCCTCGCCGTCATCCTCTTCTCTCCCCGAAaccgaaaccctaaccctaaccctaaccctaaattcTCTCCTCTCTCCTTCCCTAAATCCATGGCTTCCTCTCATCTCCACCTCCGCCACCGCGTCTTCACCCCAATATCAGCCACCGCCGCCTCGCCGCAGACGGTGGTGATGGATTTCGACCTAGAGAAACCACGCGAGGAGTGCGGTGTCGTGGGCATCGCCGGCCACCCGGAAGCCGCCCGGCTCTGCTCCATTGCCCTCCACGCCCTTCAGCACCGTGGTCAGGAAGGCGCCGGCATCGCCGCCTCCGATTTCTCCACCATCCGCTATTTGACCGGCCTCGGTCTCGTGTCTGAGGTCTTCAACGATTCCCGTTCCCTCCTCTCCCTCCCCGGCTCCTCCGCCATCGGCCATGTCCGTTACTCCACCGCCGGCGCTGCCTCTGAGCTCCAAAACGTCCAGCCCTTGCGCGCCTCCTACCGCTTCGGCCAGCTCGCCGTCGCCCACAACGGCAATCTCGTCAACTACCCCTCTCTTCGCGCCTCCCTCGAAGACCAAGGTTCGATCTTCAAGACCTCCTCTGATACTGAAGCTATTATCCATCTAATCGCCACCTCAAAGTCCCGCTCCTTTCTCTCTTGCCTTGCCGAGGCGTGCTCCGCTCTCCGCGGCGCCTATTCCCTGCTTTTCCTCACCGCCGACAAGCTCCTCGCCGTCCGCGACCCTCACGGCTTTCGCCCCCTCGTCCTCGGTCGCATCCCCCGTGATAACGGCTCCCCACCCGCCATCGTCTTCGCTTCCGAGACCTGCGCGCTCGACCTCATCGGCGCCCAGTACGAGCGTGAGGTCGAGCCCGGCGAGGTCGTCATTGTCGATACTCAAACTCTAGACATCTCCACTGCCTGCTTGATTCCTTCCAAACCTCGCAAAGCTTGCGTCTTTGAGCTCATCTACTTCTCCCTCCCCCAATCCATTGTCTTTGGCCATCCTGTTTACCAAGCAAGATGCTCTTTTGGTGCTACTCTTGCTGCAGAGTCTCCTGCCCCTGGTGCTGATGTAGTTATACCAGTGCCGGACTCCGGCTTCTTCGCCGCCCGCGGCTTCGCCGAGCGTTCTGGTTTGCCATTCCATCAAGGCCTAATTCGATCACACTATGTCGGAAGAACCTTCATTCAGCCATCTCAGGAGATTCGAGACCTCGGTGTGAAGCTTAAGTTATCACCCATTCGGGGAATTCTCCAAGGGAAgagtgttgttgttgttgatgattctCTAGTCCGAGGAACGACATCAAAGAAAATTGTTAACCTTCTTCGTGATGCTGGTGCAAGGGAAGTTCATATGAGGATTGCAAGCCCTCCCATTATTGGTTCTTGTTACTATGGTGTCGACACGGCACGTCCCGAAGAGCTTGTTTCAAATCAAATGGATGTAGAGGGAGTGAGGAAGGAGATTGGGGCAGACTCTCTTGCATTCTTGTCATTGGACAGCTTGAATGTTTTACTTGGAGATGAGGCACCGACATTCTGTAATGCTTGCTTCACTAGGGACTATCCTGTCCCTCCAGCAGAGCTTGTGGAAGCTAAAGCCAAAGAACTCTTATGcatcaattga
- the LOC120276272 gene encoding LOW QUALITY PROTEIN: putative H/ACA ribonucleoprotein complex subunit 1-like protein 1 (The sequence of the model RefSeq protein was modified relative to this genomic sequence to represent the inferred CDS: deleted 2 bases in 2 codons) has protein sequence MRPPRGGGGFRGRDGGRFGGGRGGRFGGRGGGGFRDEGPPAEVVEISSFLHACEGDAVTKLTNEKVPYFNALIYLQNKTQIGKVDEIFGPINESYFSIKMMEGIIATSYSKGDKFYIDPAKLLPLSRFLPQPK, from the exons ATGCGTCCTCCCAGAGGCGGCGGAGGGTTCAGGGGCCGTGATGGCGGGCGCTTTGGCGGCGGGAGAGGCGGGCGCTTCGGTGGCCGTGGTGGCGGTGGCTTTCGCGATGAAGGCCCTCCGGCTGAAGTCGTAG AGATCTCGTCGTTTCTTCATGCTTGTGAGGGAGATGCTGTGACGAAGCTCACCAATGAGAAAGTGCCT TACTTTAATGCTCTGATTTATCTTCAGAACAAGACGCAGATC GGAAAAGTGGATGAGATCTTCGGCCCCATCAATGAATCA TATTTCTCTATTAAGATGATGGAAGGGATAATAGCAACTTCTTATTCCAAGGGAGACAAGTTCTACATTGATCCTGCAAAGCTGTTGCCATTGTCAAGATTTCTCCCACAGCCAAagtaa